AAACCAATTTGTTGAATTTTAAAAAATTAAAACGCATATATTTTTTTAACTTGACCATCAGAATAAATTTTAATTGAGAAACCACTAGATTTTTGAGCGTTAATTATCCTGCCATATATGTCATAGCTTTCTATAACAGAACTATTTGTGAAATTTTGATTTAAATCTAAACCATCATCAGAATCACATGCATCTCCTTGACCATCTCCATCATAATCTGACTGATCTGGGTTAAAAATAGAAGTGCAATTATCACATGCATTACCAACCCCATCACCATCACTGTCTGATTGACTAGTATTAATATTATCCGGGCAATTATCTTCTTCATCACATAATCCGTCTCCGTCAGCATTGTTAATACAATCTCCCTCACAATTATAAATAGGATCATTTGAATATACACATCCTGTATTGGTTTCAGCAGACGGATCATAATTACACGCCATTTCATCCATACATCCTGGATTTATTATTGAAGCATCACAAGCCGTACTTATATTTGCATTAATACATCCATCAGTATTTGTATTAATCCAATTTATATAATTAGAAACTTTTGTGTAAACACCAGGCCTACCGTCTTGTGCACAGCCCAACCCCCAACTTGTGATCCCAACTAATAACCAATCAGTATCTTCTATATTCCTAACTACTAATGGACCACCACTGTCTCCTTGACAAGAATCCATACCACCATCAATAGCTCCAGCAATAATTTCAGTATTAGAATTAACACCATTGCTTAATTGCCATGAAAGCCCAGGGTCATTATAAGCTATAATAGGTACTTCAATGAATTGCAGAACATCAGAACCTTGACCATTTTGAGATGTATTTCCCCAACCAGTAACAGTAGTTATTACACCAGGTTCTTGAGCTCCAGAGTTGATTTGAGACTGACAAATAAGAGATATAGGTTGTACATCATTATTAAATTCTATAGGTTGTTTTGTACGCAATAAAGCAATATCATTTCCATTTCCACCATAATTTGGATGA
This sequence is a window from Flavobacteriales bacterium TMED191. Protein-coding genes within it:
- a CDS encoding serine protease gives rise to the protein MRKLLLSFLFLGFINVYSQAEIVGGEDCDISEYPWQAAIYADGYLCGASVIHQYWVITAAHCVEEGNQVFDAESITIGVGSSNEYAGLFSAGGDEYEVAEVISHPNYGGNGNDIALLRTKQPIEFNNDVQPISLICQSQINSGAQEPGVITTVTGWGNTSQNGQGSDVLQFIEVPIIAYNDPGLSWQLSNGVNSNTEIIAGAIDGGMDSCQGDSGGPLVVRNIEDTDWLLVGITSWGLGCAQDGRPGVYTKVSNYINWINTNTDGCINANISTACDASIINPGCMDEMACNYDPSAETNTGCVYSNDPIYNCEGDCINNADGDGLCDEEDNCPDNINTSQSDSDGDGVGNACDNCTSIFNPDQSDYDGDGQGDACDSDDGLDLNQNFTNSSVIESYDIYGRIINAQKSSGFSIKIYSDGQVKKIYAF